A genomic window from Pseudocitrobacter corydidari includes:
- a CDS encoding alpha/beta fold hydrolase — translation MSLPDNLENLPVVLIPGFMLDETLWDDFIAAFPDSRRFIPVSLNGGTTIQDIAANIAQKLPERFVLAGFSLGGYVARAIYEAFPERTAAMILIATSLREDSPEQKKTRIATAVTHSSRAFSGLSTMAIRKSLHADLADNTPLIDKIRDMGKRLGAHAFSVQSGLNRERITLKPVSCPTYVIAAEHDRLRSKEEAEELAKLTGTCAVYIDGCGHLIPLEKPYELAQLMNVWLNKKDL, via the coding sequence ATGAGCTTGCCGGATAACCTAGAGAACCTCCCTGTTGTACTCATTCCAGGATTTATGCTTGATGAAACATTATGGGACGATTTTATCGCTGCATTTCCCGATAGTAGACGCTTTATTCCTGTGAGCCTGAATGGGGGAACAACAATCCAGGATATTGCCGCCAACATAGCCCAGAAACTACCTGAGCGTTTTGTTCTGGCAGGTTTTTCGTTGGGTGGCTACGTAGCCAGAGCTATTTATGAAGCTTTTCCGGAACGGACAGCGGCTATGATTCTCATTGCTACCTCTCTCAGAGAAGATTCACCAGAGCAGAAAAAAACACGCATAGCGACTGCGGTTACTCATTCCTCCAGAGCATTCAGTGGACTGAGCACCATGGCAATTAGAAAGTCGCTTCACGCTGATCTTGCCGATAATACGCCCCTTATTGATAAAATCCGTGACATGGGAAAAAGGCTGGGAGCACATGCATTCAGTGTCCAGTCAGGGCTAAACCGTGAGCGAATAACGTTAAAACCAGTTTCATGCCCGACCTATGTCATTGCAGCTGAACATGACCGGCTGCGTTCAAAAGAGGAGGCAGAAGAACTGGCCAAGCTAACCGGCACCTGTGCTGTTTATATTGACGGCTGTGGGCATCTTATTCCTCTGGAGAAACCGTATGAATTGGCCCAACTCATGAACGTATGGCTCAATAAAAAAGACCTTTGA
- a CDS encoding alpha/beta fold hydrolase, whose amino-acid sequence MHIANIRALYGGILLLMSVFVPASADQPPSIASELSDSQRISVQTHGSGTDVILIPGLASSREVWADLVSGLHMRHRVHLVELAGFASTPAIANREGAIIAPAVDAIAEYIQSRHLKTPVIIGHSLGGEMALMLGARYPHQVGRLLIVDALPFYSLMFDPAATSETAARHATSMRDWLLSQSPEQIAESQNNSIARLAKTEAVRPALVDAAIHSDSKTVADAVYELMITDLRPELGRIKAPIEIVYAYDPLFGIPAASVDTMYRQAYASAPDIHFTRIDNSFHFVMLDQPEEFSKAVESFLNK is encoded by the coding sequence ATGCATATCGCAAATATCCGCGCCCTATATGGAGGAATACTTTTACTTATGTCCGTCTTCGTCCCCGCGTCCGCAGACCAGCCCCCGTCCATCGCTTCAGAACTTTCAGACTCGCAGCGTATCTCTGTGCAGACGCACGGTTCGGGAACGGATGTTATATTGATTCCGGGGCTGGCGTCGTCTCGCGAAGTCTGGGCTGATTTAGTGTCAGGTTTACATATGCGGCACCGCGTTCATCTTGTAGAACTTGCAGGCTTTGCGAGTACCCCTGCCATTGCTAACCGGGAGGGAGCGATCATCGCACCGGCAGTTGACGCTATCGCTGAATACATCCAGTCCCGGCACCTCAAAACACCGGTGATCATTGGCCATTCCCTCGGAGGTGAGATGGCACTGATGCTGGGAGCCCGTTATCCCCATCAGGTCGGTCGCCTGTTAATCGTCGATGCTTTGCCATTCTATTCGTTAATGTTTGACCCGGCGGCGACCAGCGAAACAGCGGCCCGGCATGCCACTTCCATGCGGGACTGGCTACTAAGCCAGTCGCCTGAGCAAATCGCAGAGTCCCAGAATAACTCTATAGCCCGTTTAGCGAAGACCGAGGCGGTGAGGCCTGCTCTGGTGGATGCGGCTATTCATTCCGATAGCAAAACTGTTGCGGATGCGGTGTATGAGTTGATGATTACCGATTTGCGTCCCGAGCTTGGCCGTATTAAAGCGCCGATTGAGATCGTTTACGCGTATGACCCCCTGTTCGGGATACCTGCAGCCAGTGTGGATACAATGTACCGTCAGGCCTATGCCTCTGCACCTGATATTCATTTCACGCGGATCGACAACAGTTTTCACTTCGTCATGCTCGATCAGCCAGAAGAGTTCTCCAAAGCAGTTGAGTCATTTTTAAATAAGTAA
- the nhaC gene encoding Na+/H+ antiporter NhaC has product MTAQQEPSFASALSLLAVIFIIFAVGIGLLNYPVEFTLICITLVTSFYARYYGGSWNAVMGVFIGKIKDAVPAILLLLSIGMLIGCWMVSGTIPQMVYYGLAVINPAYLYLTAFLVTVCISTFTGTSWGTAGTIGVALMAVASAMDVSLAITAGAVISGAYFGDKLSPLSDTTNMAAIAAGADLYQSIRNMLYTSLPAFVIACIGFYLLGNHLNSGSDAQMAAIGLMKTSLSSLFWLNPILLAPALLVFVGAIKKWDSVIVLIASAFSGIVLAVICQSVHMGDIVGAAINGFRSEMLPGLQGLAMDEATAKNINVLLNRGGMYSMVGPIIVMLCAFIFASALDVSGALAVILRSLVKKLNTITRTILATMFTSSLLVACTGNAVISFFLVKSMYDPCFREKKLHMVNMSRAMESGATLLEGLFPWTISGMFMAKTLGVATLDYAPFVLFNLSCLGMAVIYAILPRWTNFGTRYVTENAK; this is encoded by the coding sequence ATGACTGCACAACAAGAGCCTTCGTTTGCCTCAGCACTCTCGCTGCTGGCGGTGATTTTCATCATCTTCGCCGTTGGGATTGGCCTGCTGAATTATCCGGTCGAGTTCACGCTTATCTGCATTACGCTGGTCACCAGCTTCTACGCCCGCTACTACGGCGGGAGCTGGAACGCGGTAATGGGCGTGTTCATCGGCAAAATCAAAGATGCGGTGCCCGCGATTTTACTGCTGCTGTCTATTGGGATGTTGATTGGCTGCTGGATGGTTTCCGGGACCATTCCGCAGATGGTTTATTATGGCCTGGCAGTGATAAACCCGGCGTATCTCTACCTGACCGCGTTTCTGGTCACCGTCTGTATCTCGACTTTTACCGGTACGTCATGGGGCACGGCGGGCACCATCGGCGTTGCGTTAATGGCGGTGGCATCGGCGATGGATGTATCTCTCGCGATTACCGCCGGGGCGGTGATTTCTGGCGCCTATTTTGGCGACAAACTTTCACCGCTCTCCGATACCACTAATATGGCGGCCATTGCCGCGGGTGCGGATCTCTATCAGAGCATCCGCAATATGCTCTATACCTCTCTGCCTGCGTTTGTTATTGCCTGCATTGGCTTTTATCTGCTGGGCAATCATCTTAATAGCGGGTCCGACGCGCAAATGGCCGCCATCGGTTTGATGAAAACCTCGCTGTCGTCGCTGTTCTGGCTAAACCCGATACTACTTGCGCCAGCGTTGTTGGTGTTTGTCGGGGCGATCAAAAAGTGGGATTCAGTGATCGTTCTGATCGCATCTGCATTCTCCGGCATTGTGCTGGCGGTCATCTGTCAGTCAGTCCATATGGGGGATATCGTGGGCGCGGCAATTAACGGTTTCAGGTCGGAAATGCTACCGGGGTTGCAGGGGCTGGCGATGGATGAGGCCACGGCGAAGAATATCAACGTGCTGCTTAATCGTGGCGGGATGTATTCGATGGTCGGGCCGATTATCGTGATGCTGTGCGCGTTTATTTTCGCGTCGGCGTTAGATGTTTCCGGCGCGCTGGCGGTGATTCTGAGAAGCCTGGTGAAAAAGCTCAATACCATCACGCGCACCATTCTGGCGACGATGTTCACCAGCTCGCTGCTGGTCGCCTGTACCGGGAACGCGGTGATTAGCTTTTTCCTTGTCAAAAGCATGTATGACCCGTGCTTTCGCGAGAAAAAGCTTCACATGGTGAATATGTCTCGCGCGATGGAGTCCGGGGCTACCTTGCTGGAAGGCCTGTTCCCCTGGACCATCTCCGGCATGTTTATGGCCAAAACGCTCGGCGTCGCGACGCTCGATTACGCGCCATTTGTTCTGTTTAATCTCTCCTGCCTGGGGATGGCGGTTATCTACGCCATCCTGCCGCGCTGGACAAACTTCGGTACGCGCTATGTGACTGAAAATGCAAAATAA
- a CDS encoding fimbrial protein, with protein MRHRDGALFFFFLLIAGFYSHASHAETCMASVGQMTLNTQNLTYLPTLPVNTQMANQIADNGNGIHFTCDLQAPLANWKRIVYQQKDTTGAGTVINGHHVFASKLDGVSYSAGFQCNGGPIRYIGDSTAPAGGESVTVCDSDELPDLLSEREPIVKMYITFYKTGEVTMSGGNHTNVESQPHFGELYIEDRTDSATSVKSNPVSIDLAALNVDIGASGSCQVSTSSIQVNLGSVNRAEFKGKGLTAGSARSFDIPVYCTAPSDVRVGFFGILAASDSPDTLALTKSGDTATGVGVKLTYGNNDASAPSAGTSVKINEATNLPVLKHVTAASAGNAENVNFSAQYVQTEGSVTAGEANSIVTFALVYN; from the coding sequence ATGCGACATCGTGACGGCGCGCTGTTTTTCTTTTTCCTGCTGATTGCGGGTTTTTATAGCCACGCTTCGCATGCGGAAACCTGCATGGCGAGCGTCGGGCAGATGACGCTGAATACCCAGAACCTGACCTACCTTCCTACTCTGCCCGTGAATACGCAAATGGCGAACCAGATAGCGGATAACGGCAATGGGATCCACTTTACCTGTGACTTGCAGGCACCGCTGGCGAACTGGAAACGCATTGTTTATCAACAAAAAGACACGACGGGTGCCGGGACGGTGATTAACGGTCATCACGTGTTTGCCTCAAAGCTGGATGGCGTGAGCTACTCGGCAGGATTTCAGTGCAACGGTGGGCCGATTCGCTATATCGGCGATAGCACGGCTCCGGCGGGCGGTGAGTCGGTGACGGTATGTGACAGTGATGAACTGCCGGACCTGCTCAGTGAACGCGAACCCATCGTCAAAATGTATATCACTTTCTATAAAACCGGTGAGGTGACGATGAGCGGCGGCAACCACACCAACGTGGAATCGCAGCCGCATTTTGGGGAACTCTATATTGAGGATCGTACCGACAGCGCGACCAGCGTGAAAAGCAACCCGGTGTCGATTGATCTGGCGGCGCTTAACGTCGATATCGGCGCCAGTGGCAGCTGTCAGGTCAGCACCTCCAGCATTCAGGTGAACCTGGGGTCCGTTAACCGCGCCGAATTTAAGGGCAAAGGGCTGACGGCAGGCTCTGCCCGTTCGTTTGATATTCCGGTTTATTGCACGGCGCCGAGCGATGTCAGAGTGGGCTTTTTCGGTATTCTTGCCGCCAGCGATTCCCCGGATACGCTGGCGCTGACCAAAAGCGGCGATACGGCAACGGGCGTTGGCGTTAAGCTAACGTATGGCAACAATGATGCTTCTGCGCCTTCAGCGGGTACGTCGGTAAAAATTAATGAAGCGACAAATTTACCCGTTCTGAAGCATGTGACGGCGGCCAGTGCGGGTAATGCGGAGAATGTGAATTTTTCGGCGCAGTATGTTCAGACGGAAGGCAGCGTAACGGCAGGGGAAGCGAACAGTATTGTGACGTTTGCGCTGGTGTATAACTGA
- a CDS encoding DUF1294 domain-containing protein, which produces MKLNQICYGLLAVSFVASFWFLHPVWAWFLMVNVLTFFIYGADKFAARRSWQRVPERTLLAFGLVGGWPGGLAAQQLFRHKTQKQPFGRWFVGSVVVNVAVLVGVVYGMGNWWG; this is translated from the coding sequence GTGAAACTCAATCAAATTTGTTATGGCCTACTGGCCGTATCATTCGTTGCCAGCTTCTGGTTTTTACATCCCGTTTGGGCGTGGTTTTTGATGGTCAACGTTTTGACCTTTTTCATCTATGGCGCGGATAAATTTGCTGCACGACGAAGCTGGCAGCGAGTACCGGAAAGGACATTGCTGGCATTTGGCCTTGTTGGTGGATGGCCCGGCGGGTTAGCCGCTCAGCAGTTGTTCAGACATAAAACGCAGAAACAGCCATTTGGACGGTGGTTTGTGGGGAGCGTGGTGGTGAATGTAGCGGTGCTGGTGGGTGTGGTTTATGGGATGGGGAATTGGTGGGGGTAG
- a CDS encoding trans-sulfuration enzyme family protein — protein sequence MEISHFFTDADRYAKEDHIACSGQDEDHERYFGAVSAPIIQTSLFVQKNYQAYCDDMQHEAERFIYSRGLNPTVQMVEQKLAKLERGEACRCFASGMGAISAVLMANLNSGDHIILVNNVYGPAMALIKQMTRKFGIHYDVVLDGTTESIRAKIRPTTRVIYTESPGTMTMNIVDLSAIAELAKAHNITTVIDNTWATPLFQKPLTLGFDIVIHSCTKYLGGHSDLIAGAVITSQARMAEIRDFSHQLLGAVLSPFAAWLLLRGLRTLPVRMRAHQENVMQVIDYLKTRPDVENIRHPCMADDAQQTIIRKQMMGFSGLFSFEIRDGHFAAVKRFIDSCRLFKVGCSWGGYESLIISPNRGYNEPSLAADNIAPGLIRLSIGQESPSLLIADLDAAFTAIAGMRG from the coding sequence ATGGAAATCAGTCATTTTTTTACCGACGCGGATCGTTATGCCAAAGAGGATCACATCGCCTGCTCCGGGCAGGATGAAGATCACGAACGCTATTTTGGTGCCGTCAGCGCGCCCATCATCCAGACCAGCCTGTTCGTGCAGAAAAACTATCAGGCTTATTGTGATGATATGCAGCATGAGGCGGAACGCTTTATCTACTCTCGCGGGCTAAACCCCACGGTACAGATGGTTGAACAAAAGCTGGCGAAGCTTGAGCGCGGTGAGGCTTGCCGCTGTTTTGCTTCAGGGATGGGGGCAATCAGCGCGGTGTTGATGGCAAACCTCAACAGTGGCGATCACATCATTCTGGTCAATAACGTTTATGGCCCGGCGATGGCGTTAATCAAACAGATGACGCGGAAGTTTGGTATTCATTATGACGTTGTGCTTGATGGCACCACAGAGAGCATCCGCGCCAAAATCCGCCCCACTACGCGGGTTATCTATACGGAATCGCCCGGCACCATGACGATGAACATCGTTGATTTATCGGCGATTGCTGAGCTTGCGAAAGCGCATAACATTACCACGGTGATTGATAATACCTGGGCGACGCCGTTGTTCCAGAAACCGCTGACTCTGGGCTTCGATATTGTCATTCATTCCTGCACCAAATATCTCGGCGGCCACAGCGACCTTATCGCGGGTGCGGTTATCACCTCACAGGCGCGGATGGCGGAAATCCGCGACTTCTCCCATCAACTGCTTGGGGCCGTATTGTCGCCGTTCGCCGCCTGGCTGCTGCTGCGCGGCCTTCGCACATTGCCCGTACGCATGCGCGCGCATCAGGAAAATGTGATGCAGGTTATCGACTACCTGAAAACCCGCCCTGATGTCGAGAACATCCGTCATCCCTGTATGGCGGACGATGCACAGCAAACCATTATCCGCAAACAGATGATGGGCTTTTCCGGGTTGTTCTCTTTTGAAATCCGTGACGGGCATTTTGCGGCGGTGAAGCGCTTTATCGATAGCTGTCGCCTGTTCAAAGTGGGGTGCAGCTGGGGCGGTTATGAAAGCCTGATTATCTCTCCCAACCGGGGCTACAACGAGCCCTCGCTGGCGGCAGACAATATTGCGCCGGGACTGATTCGCCTTTCAATCGGTCAAGAAAGCCCGTCGTTACTGATTGCCGATCTTGATGCGGCCTTTACGGCTATCGCCGGAATGAGAGGATGA
- a CDS encoding LEM-3-like GIY-YIG domain-containing protein translates to MDINEFPAGVIEHLGWYVYRLIDPRDGSTFYIGKGKGNRVFAHMRGEVAAVDDDELLSNKLKQLREIRLAGLEVIHVIHRHGMAEEKTAYEVEAALIDAYPGLTNIMNGAGSNEFGAAHIKELIATYQPETITFQHKALMISVNRSSKDIDLYDAVRFSWRVSVERARKAEVILATVRGIVRGVYIADEWLKSTRENFPEIASWDADDEFEATQSSRFGFRGRTASPEITQLYLGKKIPDDLRKKGAMSPVRYSPGF, encoded by the coding sequence ATGGATATTAATGAATTTCCAGCTGGAGTCATCGAACATCTTGGCTGGTATGTATACCGACTAATTGACCCGAGGGATGGCAGTACGTTCTACATAGGGAAAGGGAAAGGTAATCGTGTCTTTGCTCATATGCGTGGTGAGGTTGCGGCAGTGGATGATGATGAGTTACTGAGTAACAAACTCAAGCAACTTCGAGAGATTAGATTAGCTGGCCTTGAGGTTATCCATGTTATCCATCGGCACGGTATGGCTGAAGAAAAGACCGCTTACGAGGTTGAAGCTGCGCTCATAGACGCCTATCCCGGTTTAACTAACATTATGAACGGTGCTGGCAGTAATGAGTTCGGTGCTGCACACATCAAAGAGTTAATCGCTACGTACCAACCTGAAACAATTACGTTCCAACATAAGGCCTTAATGATATCGGTTAACAGGAGTTCAAAGGATATTGACCTCTATGATGCAGTACGGTTTAGCTGGCGTGTCAGCGTTGAGCGTGCTCGTAAGGCTGAGGTCATACTGGCGACAGTAAGAGGCATCGTGAGGGGCGTATATATTGCTGATGAGTGGCTTAAGTCTACTCGTGAGAATTTCCCAGAGATAGCTTCATGGGATGCTGATGATGAGTTTGAAGCTACTCAAAGTTCTCGCTTTGGGTTCCGGGGTAGGACTGCATCTCCTGAGATTACGCAGCTTTATTTAGGTAAGAAGATCCCTGATGACCTCAGAAAGAAAGGTGCTATGTCTCCTGTGAGATATTCTCCCGGGTTTTGA
- a CDS encoding helix-turn-helix domain-containing protein has translation MKNMSSIQSRFGAHLKKLRLEAGLSQEAFADKCGLDRTYVSGIERGVRNPTLEVIHVLAKGLGKEMKGLFDFDGDA, from the coding sequence ATGAAAAACATGTCCAGCATTCAGTCGCGTTTTGGCGCGCATCTTAAAAAATTACGGCTTGAAGCCGGTTTGTCTCAGGAAGCCTTTGCGGATAAATGCGGCCTGGATCGCACCTATGTCAGTGGTATTGAACGAGGTGTCCGGAATCCTACTCTTGAAGTCATACACGTTTTAGCCAAAGGTTTGGGTAAAGAGATGAAAGGGCTTTTTGATTTTGACGGCGACGCATAA
- a CDS encoding LysR family transcriptional regulator, translating to MIDWNDFYYFSLIAEEGSYTQAAVRAGISKSMLSRRMSALEERLGVRLIQRTTRRLSLTPAGEQFAAECRTLVNLGKQAQAAVMAEQEQPQGLLRISAPVFVAESWLGEFVSDFILRWPLANVQLLAVNRPVDMIAEGIDISLVVTTTALNDSTFHARKLQTQRDILVTSPAWLAQNALPETVRGLAQIPALVRLNGNSIPRWHLVCGQETFEFEPKPRLQSNNLRVLLKAVLGGNGVALMPAFACQKELEAGNLQPLFPDWSTPPRDLLALYPARKGMPAITRIFIDELADWLALYPPQ from the coding sequence ATGATCGACTGGAATGATTTCTACTACTTCTCACTTATCGCGGAAGAAGGCAGCTATACCCAGGCCGCGGTACGAGCCGGGATTTCTAAGTCAATGCTTAGCCGCCGGATGTCTGCGCTGGAGGAGCGTCTTGGCGTGCGGTTGATTCAACGCACAACGCGGCGGCTATCGCTCACGCCTGCCGGGGAACAATTTGCCGCAGAGTGCCGAACGCTGGTGAACCTGGGAAAACAGGCTCAGGCGGCGGTTATGGCGGAGCAAGAACAGCCGCAAGGTTTGCTCAGAATCAGCGCACCGGTGTTTGTTGCAGAGAGCTGGCTTGGGGAGTTTGTCAGTGATTTTATTCTGCGCTGGCCGCTGGCGAACGTGCAGTTGCTGGCCGTCAATCGCCCCGTGGATATGATTGCTGAAGGTATTGATATTTCTTTAGTGGTTACTACCACCGCGCTTAACGATTCCACGTTTCATGCGCGAAAATTGCAAACGCAGCGCGATATTCTGGTGACCAGCCCGGCGTGGCTTGCGCAGAACGCCCTGCCGGAAACCGTGCGTGGCCTCGCTCAGATACCAGCGTTAGTTCGTCTCAATGGGAACAGCATCCCGCGCTGGCATCTGGTTTGCGGGCAGGAGACGTTTGAATTTGAACCTAAGCCACGCCTGCAAAGCAACAATTTGCGCGTATTACTGAAAGCGGTTCTGGGCGGGAATGGCGTGGCGCTGATGCCCGCCTTCGCCTGTCAGAAAGAGCTTGAAGCAGGCAATCTTCAGCCATTGTTTCCTGACTGGAGCACACCGCCAAGAGATCTTCTGGCGCTCTATCCGGCGCGCAAAGGGATGCCTGCCATCACGCGTATTTTCATTGATGAACTGGCCGACTGGCTTGCGTTGTATCCTCCTCAATAA
- a CDS encoding helix-turn-helix domain-containing protein has protein sequence MPPKNWHPADIIAALRKRGTSMARVSREAGLSSATLANALSRPWPKGEWLIANALHIHPSAIWPARYQNCRDTRLPREKLPLKPKP, from the coding sequence ATGCCCCCAAAAAACTGGCACCCCGCCGACATCATCGCCGCCTTACGAAAGCGCGGTACCTCTATGGCGCGTGTCTCACGCGAGGCGGGGCTATCCTCAGCCACCCTGGCAAACGCCCTGAGTCGCCCCTGGCCGAAAGGCGAATGGCTGATTGCTAACGCATTACATATCCATCCGTCAGCCATCTGGCCTGCTCGTTACCAGAACTGTCGCGATACGCGCTTACCCAGGGAAAAGCTGCCCCTGAAACCAAAACCGTAA
- a CDS encoding FMN-dependent NADH-azoreductase: MMKVLHIDSSPMLRSSSSRKLSQALTDAICLRYPDATVTHRDLGRNPPPHLREETFLTLTGKIDAPDDRTRKEVSDIHDAIRELNECDVLVIGAPMINHSVSSALKTWIDQVCQARLTFRFTPEGAQGLVKDKPTFIVSTRGGVYSSEEHRVMDHQESYLISTLKLMGIEDVHVLPAEGVDKTHPGREQAENSALAQIPDLLSYAFTEHDVAVN; this comes from the coding sequence ATGATGAAAGTTCTGCATATCGACAGTAGCCCGATGCTGAGATCCTCAAGCTCGCGCAAACTGAGCCAGGCCCTTACCGACGCGATTTGTCTGCGTTATCCGGACGCGACCGTAACCCATCGCGATCTTGGGCGTAATCCACCGCCTCATCTGCGTGAAGAGACGTTCCTGACGCTGACCGGAAAAATCGACGCGCCAGACGATCGCACGCGTAAAGAAGTGAGCGATATCCATGACGCGATTCGTGAGCTGAATGAATGTGATGTGCTGGTGATTGGCGCGCCGATGATCAACCACAGCGTGTCATCGGCCCTGAAAACCTGGATCGATCAGGTTTGCCAGGCGCGGCTGACGTTTCGGTTTACGCCGGAAGGGGCGCAGGGGTTAGTAAAGGATAAACCGACGTTTATTGTCTCGACGCGCGGTGGCGTGTATTCCTCAGAGGAGCATCGGGTGATGGATCATCAGGAAAGTTATTTGATCTCTACTTTAAAATTGATGGGTATCGAGGACGTACATGTTCTTCCTGCCGAGGGCGTCGATAAAACCCATCCCGGACGTGAGCAGGCGGAAAACAGCGCGCTGGCGCAGATCCCGGATTTGCTGAGTTATGCTTTTACGGAGCATGACGTCGCAGTGAATTAA
- a CDS encoding Imm63 family immunity protein — protein MKNIEELRAELVKIGEGIGGGIRPNYYFTIPDIPDGMATPYLEIHGKEYHFIVNERGAEIARKVTLSDDEILYWFVECGVAGLATEYAAMNSSPEMEFRYVYFRKQYSLMLSIKPEWATRKRREFTEILSRQV, from the coding sequence ATGAAAAATATCGAAGAGTTACGTGCAGAACTTGTCAAAATCGGTGAAGGAATTGGAGGTGGAATAAGACCCAATTATTACTTCACCATCCCTGATATACCTGACGGTATGGCGACTCCATACCTGGAAATTCATGGCAAAGAATATCATTTCATTGTCAATGAAAGAGGTGCCGAAATAGCTCGTAAAGTGACCCTTAGTGATGATGAGATTCTTTATTGGTTTGTTGAGTGTGGTGTGGCTGGTCTGGCTACAGAGTATGCAGCCATGAATAGCTCACCTGAAATGGAATTCAGGTATGTTTATTTTCGTAAACAATATAGTTTAATGCTCTCCATCAAACCTGAATGGGCAACAAGGAAGCGCAGAGAATTTACAGAAATCCTTAGCAGACAGGTTTAA